The nucleotide window ACCAAACACAATCATTGGTATACCAGACACCTGCGTAAACAGCCCTCCGTCCGTGCCCCAGGGCGCCGCTTCTATAATTGGGGCAAGACTAGTTACTTCTGCGTAATTTATAATCAAGGTTTGTACAAGCAGATGATCATGTTCGATTGTTCCAGGTACCCATCTTGCACCAAACCACTCCAGTTCAGGCGGATTGACCTGAAGCCATTCATCCTGTAATTGTGATAACATTTCCTCCAATTGTGCTTGTGCATCCTCCATTTTTTCGTTGGGCGCAACGCCTAATCGTCCCTCGAGAATAACTAAATCAGCTACTGACGAAGGCCAAGTACCTCCTTTAATGGTGCCTACATTAATGGGGATAGGAATAGGTATACCATCATACAACGGATCTTGTATTTGTTCATTTCGTCTTCTTTCAAGCTGCTCAATCGCCTTTAATACGAGCATACTTTTCTCGATAGCACTTACCCCTTCATATCTTGTACCACCATGTGCCACTTTGCCTTTCACCTTAATACGAAACCACATAGAACCCTGTTGTTTTACAAAAAACTTTAAATTTGTTGGCTCTGGAATAATTACACCATCTGCGCGGTAGCCCCGTAAAATAGTTGCCAATGTTCCTGCTCCACCGCTTTCTTCTTCAATGACACTTTGAAAATAAACATCTCCTTTTAAAGTAACACCGGTATTTTTTATCGCTTCAATTGCTAACAACAATGCCACGTTTCCGCCCTTCATATCTGTAGCTCCTCGGCCATACAACTTACCTTCTTTCACTTCGCCGCCATACGGGTCTATACTCCAGCTTCTTATATCTCCTTCCGGCACAACATCTATGTGACCGTTTACAATCATAGATTTACCGCCGCCCACTCCTTTTAAAATACCAACTACATTGGGACTGCCCTGAAAATGCTCACGTGCTGAAATAAAATAAGGATGCTCTTTCAGTTCCTCAATGTCCGGCTCCCATATATCTAAATCCAATCCCATTTCGCGCAATTTTTCAATGACGATTGCCTGCGCCCGGCTTTCGCTTCCCGATACACTGCACTCCTGCACCAAACGTCGTAGCAGTACAACCGCTTCTTGTGTATGCTTCCGAATATAACACTTTACCCTATGCTTTTCCTGCAAAGCATTCACCTCTCATGAAATGATTTTTATGTTCGAATCTATAATAAGCGGTGCGCCGGTTGCTTTTACAACCTCTTGTACCGTATAGGGATGCATAAGTTCTCGTAATATAAGCCCCTCTCCCGTTACCTCTATCACAGCCATCTCAGTGATAATTAAGTCCACGCATCGCTTAGAGGTTAAAGGTAGTGTACATTCCTCTACAATCTTT belongs to Ectobacillus sp. JY-23 and includes:
- a CDS encoding peptidase; the protein is MQEKHRVKCYIRKHTQEAVVLLRRLVQECSVSGSESRAQAIVIEKLREMGLDLDIWEPDIEELKEHPYFISAREHFQGSPNVVGILKGVGGGKSMIVNGHIDVVPEGDIRSWSIDPYGGEVKEGKLYGRGATDMKGGNVALLLAIEAIKNTGVTLKGDVYFQSVIEEESGGAGTLATILRGYRADGVIIPEPTNLKFFVKQQGSMWFRIKVKGKVAHGGTRYEGVSAIEKSMLVLKAIEQLERRRNEQIQDPLYDGIPIPIPINVGTIKGGTWPSSVADLVILEGRLGVAPNEKMEDAQAQLEEMLSQLQDEWLQVNPPELEWFGARWVPGTIEHDHLLVQTLIINYAEVTSLAPIIEAAPWGTDGGLFTQVSGIPMIVFGPGETKVAHYPDEYIDLEQIWIAAETIACTLLDWCGVQESEDVYESEHIL